In the Ensifer adhaerens genome, one interval contains:
- the hutU gene encoding urocanate hydratase, with amino-acid sequence MNNPRHNIRDVRAPQGTTLNAKSWLTEAPLRMLMNNLDPNVAENPHELVVYGGIGRAARTWADFDKIVETLKDLNDDETLMVQSGKPVGVFRTHKDAPRVLIANSNLVPHWANWDHFNELDKKGLAMYGQMTAGSWIYIGTQGIVQGTYETFVEAGRQHYGGNLKGKWVLTGGLGGMGGAQPLAAVMAGASCLAVECNPDSIDFRLRTRYLDEKAETLDEAMEIIARWTANGEAKSVGLLGNTAEILPEMVRRGIRPDMVTDQTSAHDPVNGYLPKGWTMAEWKAKRESDPKAVEKAARASMREHVEAMIAFQDMGIPTFDYGNNIRQVAKEEGLENAFAFPGFVPAYIRPLFCRGIGPFRWAALSGDPEDIYKTDAKVKELLPDNKHLHNWLDMARERISFQGLPARICWVGLGDRHRLGLAFNEMVKNGELKAPVVIGRDHLDSGSVASPNRETEAMKDGSDAVSDWPLLNALLNTASGATWVSLHHGGGVGMGFSQHSGVVICADGTDDAAKRLERVLWNDPATGVMRHADAGYEIALDCAKEKGLRLPGILGN; translated from the coding sequence ATGAACAATCCGCGCCACAACATTCGCGACGTGCGCGCCCCCCAGGGCACGACGCTCAATGCGAAGAGCTGGCTGACAGAAGCGCCGCTGCGCATGCTGATGAACAACCTGGACCCGAACGTCGCGGAGAACCCGCACGAACTCGTCGTCTACGGCGGCATCGGCCGGGCGGCGCGCACCTGGGCCGATTTCGACAAGATCGTCGAGACGCTCAAGGACCTGAACGACGACGAGACACTGATGGTGCAGTCCGGCAAGCCGGTCGGCGTCTTCCGCACTCACAAGGACGCCCCGCGCGTTCTGATCGCCAACTCCAACCTCGTGCCGCACTGGGCGAACTGGGATCACTTCAATGAGCTGGATAAGAAGGGTCTTGCCATGTACGGCCAGATGACCGCCGGCTCGTGGATCTACATCGGCACGCAAGGCATCGTGCAGGGCACCTACGAAACCTTCGTGGAAGCCGGTCGCCAGCACTATGGCGGCAACCTGAAGGGCAAGTGGGTGCTGACCGGTGGTCTCGGCGGCATGGGCGGCGCCCAGCCGCTCGCAGCCGTCATGGCCGGCGCATCGTGCCTTGCCGTCGAATGCAATCCGGACTCGATCGATTTCCGCCTTCGCACCCGCTACCTCGACGAGAAGGCTGAGACGCTGGACGAGGCGATGGAGATCATTGCCCGCTGGACTGCGAACGGCGAAGCGAAGTCCGTCGGGCTGCTCGGCAACACTGCCGAGATCCTGCCGGAGATGGTGCGCCGCGGCATCCGCCCCGACATGGTCACCGACCAGACTTCGGCACACGACCCGGTCAACGGTTACCTGCCGAAGGGCTGGACGATGGCCGAATGGAAGGCCAAGCGCGAAAGCGACCCGAAGGCTGTCGAAAAGGCAGCACGCGCTTCGATGCGCGAGCATGTGGAAGCGATGATCGCCTTCCAGGACATGGGCATCCCGACCTTCGACTACGGCAACAACATCCGCCAGGTCGCCAAGGAAGAAGGCCTCGAAAACGCCTTCGCCTTCCCGGGCTTCGTTCCGGCCTATATCCGTCCGCTCTTCTGCCGAGGCATCGGCCCGTTCCGCTGGGCGGCCCTGTCCGGCGATCCGGAAGACATCTACAAGACGGACGCCAAGGTCAAGGAACTGCTGCCCGACAACAAGCATCTGCACAACTGGCTGGACATGGCGCGCGAGCGCATCTCCTTCCAGGGCCTGCCGGCGCGCATCTGCTGGGTCGGCCTCGGCGACCGCCACCGCCTCGGCCTCGCCTTCAACGAAATGGTCAAGAACGGCGAACTGAAGGCTCCTGTCGTCATCGGCCGCGACCATCTCGACTCCGGTTCTGTCGCTTCGCCGAACCGCGAGACGGAAGCGATGAAGGACGGATCTGACGCCGTTTCCGACTGGCCGCTTCTGAACGCCCTGCTCAACACCGCTTCGGGCGCCACCTGGGTGTCGCTGCATCATGGCGGCGGCGTCGGCATGGGCTTCTCGCAGCATTCGGGCGTCGTCATCTGCGCCGATGGTACGGATGATGCGGCCAAGCGCCTGGAGCGCGTTCTCTGGAACGACCCGGCGACCGGCGTCATGCGCCATGCCGACGCTGGCTACGAGATCGCGCTCGATTGCGCCAAGGAAAAAGGCTTGCGTCTGCCGGGCATTCTCGGCAACTGA